A window of Conger conger chromosome 13, fConCon1.1, whole genome shotgun sequence contains these coding sequences:
- the LOC133108461 gene encoding protein FAM124B — MLRRAVLQKTGKEDDNGDSGAETAGSDCSKMSSPRSDLGAGPLSDTLVMTVHLLANPGDSLLLQHSLDGLLQWVWPGLRLFQVSERLCPLRDPAPRGHPSLAVTLFLQEGRGEGRGEGRVLRALDLLQRPPWRYHHSESRPRPCPLPGPALYALGAGLPLWGVRSVHCGGEALRVTLYSAFRNYGDAVRLYELVLRRRAQEQKAGFCWFTLQAQRGRSLQLALKRLAPGLVPRPCQSALLQFRSAPIGQLVPLLPHPCTPISASRWQSQDLDGNKILFQVKGEPCSAFPLYPSPPVPGPRRPQTLEGGERAPGGWESAGSDSSSCYSSQRSSPAPSPFPHSLPDPDPAHSGMLGAESETDVDTGFAVERPAVEGASSLETVAKDLSRWLPDTARGARTVTSSPCARTVTSSPPCLGGSLSQNMGGALQWQGGDQPPPHGPQSPALPDEFFI; from the exons GTCTGACTGCAGTAAAATGTCATCACCACGCA GTGACCTGGGGGCGGGCCCTCTCAGTGACACGCTGGTGATGACTGTGCATCTATTGGCCAATCCGGGAGActctctgctgctgcagcactCATTGGATGGGCTGCTGCAGTGGGTGTGGCCGGGCCTGCGGCTCTTCCAGGTGTCGGAGCGGCTGTGTCCCCTGAGAGACCCCGCCCCCCGGGGCCACCCCTCGCTGGCGGTGACGCTGTTCCTGCAGGAGGGGCGGGGCGAGGGGCGGGGCGAGGGGCGGGTGCTGCGAGCTCTGGACCTCCTGCAGCGCCCCCCCTGGCGATACCACCACAGCGAGAGCCGGCCCcggccctgccccctgcccggCCCCGCCCTGTACGcgctgggggcggggctgccCCTGTGGGGCGTGCGCTCGGTGCACTGCGGGGGCGAGGCCCTGCGCGTCACGCTCTACAGCGCCTTCCGTAACTACGGCGACGCCGTGCGGCTGTACGAGCTGGTGCTGCGCCGCCGGGCCCAGGAGCAGAAGGCCGGGTTCTGCTGGTTCACCCTCCAGGCCCAGCGGGGGCGCAGCCTGCAGCTGGCGCTCAAGCGCCTGGCCCCTGGATTGGTCCCCCGGCCCTGTCAGTCAGCCTTGCTGCAGTTCCGCTCTGCCCCGATTGGCCAGCTCGTCCCTCTGCTGCCACACCCCTGCACCCCCATCAGCGCCTCCCGCTGGCAGAGCCAGGACCTCGACGGCAACAAGATCCTCTTCcag gtgaaAGGTGAGCCCTGCTCTGCCTTCCCTCtgtacccctcccccccggtCCCCGGTCCCCGCCGGCCCCAGAccctggaggggggggagagggcccCTGGGGGGTGGGAGAGCGCGGGGTCGGACAGCAGCTCCTGTTACTCCTCCCAGCGCAGCAGCCCCGCCCCTTCACCCTTCCCCCATTCGCTGCCCGACCCTGACCCTGCCCACTCAGGCATGCTGGGGGCGGAGTCTGAAACTGACGTGGACACGGGATTCGCTGTGGAGAGGCCAGCTGTAGAGGGTGCCTCCTCCCTGGAGACAGTTGCTAAGGACCTGAGCAGATGGCTGCCAGACACAGCCAGAGGCGCCAggactgtgacatcatcaccctGCGCCAggactgtgacatcatcacctcCCTGCTTAGGGGGGTCTCTGAGCCAGAATATGGGCGGGGCTCTGCAGTGGCAGGGGGGTGATCAGCCCCCCCCACACGGACCCCAGTCCCCCGCCCTGCCGGACGAGTTCTTCATCTGA